In Harmonia axyridis chromosome 6, icHarAxyr1.1, whole genome shotgun sequence, a single window of DNA contains:
- the LOC123683256 gene encoding histone H1B-like translates to PTSEMVNNAIKDLKERSGSSLQAIKKFIASNYKVDSEKLAPFIKKYLKSAVQSGSLVQTKGKGASGSFKLAAGGSTSGSQKKVIKKATSKSKDDLKKSTSASAVVTDKKKKKSTVAKKQAAV, encoded by the coding sequence ccgacttcagagatggttaataacgccatcaaagatttgaaagaaagaagtggatcgtcattgcaggccatcaagaaatttatagcttccaactataaagtagattcggaaaaattggctcctttcattaagaaatacctcaaatcagctgtgcaatctggatctttagttcagacaaaaggaaaaggcgcatctggttcgttcaaattggcagctggtggttcgacatcgggatcccagaagaaagtgattaaaaaagccacctccaagtccaaagatgatcttaaaaaatccacttcggcatcagctgtggtgaccgacaagaagaaaaagaagtctactgttgccaaaaaacaagccgctgta